Within the candidate division KSB1 bacterium genome, the region GAATATCGGCCTTGCCATTTTGATTTTTGGCAGCATCGCTTACTTTTCGGGGATTAAAGAGCCAGTTGGTCTGGCCGTCGGTCATATCAAATCACCCCAGGTTGCAGCGGTAACAGGCTTACAGAGTGGAGATGTGATCGTAAAAATGAACGATCAACCGGTTTTGACCTGGGCTGAGCTTGAGGCGAAATCCAAAGGGCTGGATACGATACGAATTGCCTTCGAGCGGGAGGGAGCTTATCATACGACAGTTTTTGCAGCGAATTATTTAGACAGCCTCCCTCAAACAGTGCCAGCCATTGTTGGTGATTTGCAGGAAGGATTTCCTGGCAAGGCGGCTGGGCTTCAGGTCGGCGATCGGATTATTTTCATTGATGAACAGCCGATTCGAACCTGGGAGGAAATGACCGAGGTGATTCATAGCAGTCCCGAAAAGCCCTTGCAATTCGTCTGGCTTCGTCAGACCGATACATTGCGAGCAACGATCGTCCCAAAGCGACAGAAGCTTCAGGATCGCGAGATCGGCTTGATCGGCATCAGTCTGGCTGTTCAAGAGAAAGACATCAATCTCGTGCAGGCCATTGCGTATGGGGGCAGTTATTCCTGGCAGATCACTCGACTCATCGGTAGATCGCTCAAAATGATCATTACTGGTAAGCAGGATTTTAAAGAGGCCTTTGCTGGACCTATCATGATAGCCAAAATGGCTAAGGATAGCGCGCGTGAGGGCGAGTCGAATTACATCGCTTTTATCGCATTTCTGAGTTTGAACCTCGGCCTGCTCAATTTGCTCCCCATCCCAGTGCTCGACGGCGGTCATCTGCTCTTCCTGACGATTGAGGCGATCATCCGTCGGCCAATTTCACCGAAAGCAAAATTGGTTATTCAGCAAATCGGAATGGCCTTGATTATCGCCCTCATGTTGTTCGTGATCATCAATGATATCCGTCGCGTCTGGTAAAAGGATTTTTAAATGGCAATCAAGTAAATCCCCCACTCTGTTGGGGGATTACTTTATGGTTTGAATAGTTCTCAAGTCTTGTTCAATCAAGCAATAAAAAAGCTTGACAATGAGCGATAATTTTGCTATTTTTTTGAGGCACGATGAAAAAATCGCTCCATTTTATGGCCACAGAAAAGCAAAACTAATTTCATATAAATCGTAATCAGGACGGTAAATTTACTATCTCAATGTGGAAAGGGATCTGATATGATGAAGTTAGCCGAAAGGATGTCTCGATTAGGAACCGAAACTGCTTTTGAGGTGCTAGCAAAGGCAAAGGCACTGGAGGCCCGAGGTCAGCAAGTCATTCATCTCGAGATTGGGGAGCCAGATTTTGATACTCCGCGCAATATCATTGATGCTGCGATCAAAGCGCTGAATGAAGGCAAAACCCATTATAGCCCCGCAGCAGGGATCTCAGAACTCCGCGAGGTGCTGGCCGAAGACATTGGAAAACGTCGGAACATTAAAATCCAGCCCGATCAAGTAGTGGTCACTCCAGGGGCAAAGCCGATCATGTTTTTTACGATTCTTGCCCTGGTTGATGAAGGAGATGAGGTGATGTATCCCAATCCCGGTTTCCCGATTTATGAATCGATCATCGACTTCGTCGGAGCAAAATCAGTTCCTTATCCACTTCGAGAGGAGAAAGAATTTCGGTTCGATATCGACGAGTTCATGTCCCTGATCTCAGATCGAACCAAGCTGATTATTTTGAACACGCCGCAAAATCCGACTGGCGGCATTTTGACCGAAAGCGATCTAAAAGCAGTAGCCCAGGTGGCTCAAGAAAAAGATATCTACGTGCTATCCGATGAAGTTTATATGAACATAATCTATGAAGGCGTGCATCATAGCATCGCTTCTCTTCCCGGGATGCAAGAGCGGACCATTATTCTGGATGGATTTTCAAAGACCTATGCTATGACTGGCTGGCGATTGGGATACGGGGCCATGCCCAAAGATTTGGCGGACAAAGTCGTCCAATTGCAGATCAACAGCAACTCCTGCACCGCCACTTTCTCGCAATATGCCGGCATTGAAGCAATTCGCGGTCCCCAGGATGCAGTTTATCAAATGGTAGCAGAATTCAAAAAACGTCGAGATGTCATCGTTGACGGTCTGAACGCTATTCCCGGCTTGAGTTGCTTACGGCCCCATGGTGCCTTCTATGTGTTCCCAAATATCAAACAATTGGGGATCGATGGGAAAAAATTTGCAGATCTATTATTGGAAAAATTTGGCGTCGCGGTTTTGTCTGGAACCGCATTTGGCAAATACGGCAACGGGTACCTCAGACTCTCTTATGCCAATTCCATTCCCAATATCGAAAAAGCACTCGATCGAATTGAACAAGCAGTGAAATCCATCAAAGCATAAGCTGGTTTAAACCACATGCGCGAGATTCCAGATTATTTTATATCTGATTTAAAGACGAGGAAAGGGAAATAACACCAATGATCAAAAAGACTGCGCTATACGAAATCCATCAAAGACTGGGGGCGAAAATCGTCGAGTTCGCTGGGTTCTACATGCCGATTCAATACAAAGGGATCACCGAGGAGCACCTCCGAGTGCGACATGCTGTCGGGATGTTCGACGTTTCTCACATGGGAGAATTTGAGTTTGTCGGCCCACGAGCCACGGATTTCTTGCAATTGATGACTATTAATGATGTAAAAAGCTTAAACCTCTATCAGGCTCAGTATTCTGCTATGTGCTATGATGATGGCGGGATTGTGGATGATCTCTTGATCTATCGTTTTCCTGAAAAATATATCATGGTAGTGAATGCTGCCAATATTGAAAAAGATTTTGCCTGGCTGCTCAAGCATCTCATCGATGGCGTGATCATGAAGAATCGCAGTGATGACTATTCCCTTTTAGCCGTCCAAGGCCCAAAAGCTGCCGCCACCCTCCAGAAATTGACTCGAGTCAATCTGGCCGAAGTTAAGACCTATTGGTTCACAGAAGGTGAGCTGGCTGGAGTAAAGATGATGATTGCTCGCACTGGCTACACGGGCGAGGATGGCTTCGAACTCATGTTCGCCGCGGAGCATTCTGAGCGCGTTTGGGAAGCTGTGATGCAAGCTGGCAAGGAATTTGATATCGAGCCGATCGGCTTGGGCGCCAGGGACACGTTGCGTTTGGAGATGAAGTATTGCCTTTATGGCAATGACATCGATCAGACCACCAACCCGCTGGAGGCAGGCCTAGGATGGATCACAAAATTGGATAAAGGAGATTTTATCGGCCGCGATGCCATTCTGAAAGCGAAAAATGATGGCTTAAAACGGAAGCTCATCGGGTTTGAAATGGACGGCCGAGCTATCCCGCGCCATGGCTATCCGATTTATGCGAATTCAGAAAACATCGGGACCGTCACCAGCGGCATGTTCTCTCCGATGTTGCAAAAGCCAATTGGCCTGGGTTATGTGGCCGTCGCTCACGCCGCCATTGATTCGCCTTTACAAATCGATATTCGCGGGAAACAATTCCCAGCTAAAGTGGTGAAAACGCCGTTCTATAAACGGCCCTATTAGATCATCGTTGCGAAGCTTCGAACATTCGCAGCGATTGGATTGTGAACTTTTCAGGTGGTTCGACCATCCGATTTGGAACTGATTCCATCGCTTAAAGTGATGGAATCAGTTCCAAACCTATGCGATTGGAAGAAGAGAAAATTGCGCAAAAGTTTCATTTGGATGATCTTGATGAAACTGCCATTAGATTAATCTATAAATCGTGACTATAAGCTGTTGTGGTAATAGATAGATAACAAAGGGATTCTGTTTGAAGATCGATGTGTTTCTCAGTCGCTCAGAGATTCAAGCTGAGAGATTGAAGGATCGTTTGGCTCTTATTATTGATGTCTGGCGCGCCAGTAGTAGCATGATTACGGCCCTGGCTAACGGGAGTCGCTCGATCATCCCGGTAGCCGAGGTGGCTACTGCCAGACAATTGTTGCAACGCTATCCCCCGGGTTCGACATTGCTGGCTGGTGAACGGAATGAGCTGCCAATCCCCGGGTTTGATCTTTCTAATTCACCATTGGAATACCGCAGTGATCAAATCAAAGGGAAACGGATCATCTTTACCAGTTCCAATGGTGCGCAATTGTTTGATGTTGCGCGAACGGCTCGGAGCATAGTGGTGGCTGGCTTTTTAAATAGCTCACGGATCAGCGAATATATTTTAGAAAACCGACTCGATGTTGCCATGCTCTGTGCCGGAAAAAATGCACAATTCGGCCTTGAGGATGCAGTTTGCGCGGGCATGATCATTCGAAAAATTCAACAACATTCCGTCGATCAAGAACAACTCGAACTCAATGATGGTGCGCGGGCAGCGCTGATATTATATAAGTATTACGCCAATGACCTTTCTCAAATGATCCATCACGCCTCTCATGGTAGGAGATTGATGGAGTTGGGACAAAGGAACGATCTATTGGCTTCTCTCGCAGTGGATGCCATTCCAATTGTCCCAAAAATGAGAAACGGCGAGCTTATTTTATCGGACGAGGAGTGATGTTGTTAGCGATCGGGCTTTAAAGATGGATATCAAAAAAAAGCAAAAGATTGTTGGAATTTTGCTCACTTCATTGGGAGCTTTTACTTTCCTCAGCCTAATGTTCTTTTCAGTGGAGGATAGCTTCCGTGCTAAAAGTGAGATCAAAAACTTGATGGGTGTCGTCGGCGATGAAATATCTCGGCTATTGATCATCCGGACCATCGGTCGAGCAAGTATCGTATTCCCGATATTGATCATGCTTTGGGGCATTCATCAAATGATCGGTAAGAAGATTAAGCCGATCAAGAAAATTACGATCTACGCCCTGTTGTTTAGCATTTATATCTCGATGACATTGGCATTTTACGGAATGATCAGAGCCAATCTCGAGGTCGATGAGACGATCGGACTCGCCTTTCGCAATGAACATCTCCACTGGTGGGGTCAGCTTGGCGAAATGATGAGCGAGGCGTTCCATGGCCTGTTCGGGACGATTGGCAGCGCGATCCTATTCCCAACCATTGTTGCGATCACAATTTTATATGTGTTTGACATAAAATTTGAAAAGATCAAATCCCGATTAGTCCCTCGATTGACAAAGTTTATTGCGAAGGTCACTGGACGTTACGATCCGCGCAAGTTTAAACCCAAGAAACCTATACCCGATATCCGAGATATTCTGGAGCTTGGCCGCAAACCTAAAGAGCCAACCCCTGCGATATTTGAACCAGAAGAGCCAGAACCAGCTCTCGAAGCCGAGCCAGAAGCAAAATTTGCTGCACCGGCTGGCCCGATCAGTGAACAACAGCAATTAGGAGAACCAGCCGCTTCAGAGAGGATCGCAGCGGAGCCGCGGCCAAAGCCACAACCTCCTAGAAAATACTACTTCCCATCGGCGCAAATATTGGATGAACCTGTCGGCCAGGATGACGAGGTTACCTGGGACGAATTAATGAACAGCGCCAAAACACTCGAAGAAAAACTCGCAGACTTTGGAATTCAAGGCAAAGTTGTCGAGATCAACCCTGGTCCAGTCATTACGCGGTTCGAATTGGAGCCAGGATTGGGCGTGAAGATCAATCGCTTCACCAGCTTGGCTGATGATCTGGCGCTGGTGATGCGGGCCAAAAGGATCCGCGTGGTTGCCCCAATTCCTGGCAAGGCGGCCATCGGGGTCGAAATCCCCAACCGAAAGCCATCCACTGTTTATATCAAGTCAGTCATCGATTCTCCGCAATTTCGCTCGGCGGAATCGCCGTTGACCATGGCGCTGGGCAAAACGATCGCTGGGGAGATATATGTAGATGATCTGGCCCGGATGCCGCATCTATTGATCGCTGGCGCTACTGGGTCTGGGAAAAGCGTCTGCCTCAATACCATTATCGCCAGCATCCTGTTTAAGGCTCATCCCTCTCAGGTGCAATTGGTCCTGATCGATCCAAAACGATTGGAATTGAGCGTTTATGCGGCGCTGAAAAATCATCATCTCGCCTATCGGCCAGATCTCGAAGAAGAAGTGGTGACGAATCCCAATAATGCTGTCGCGGTTTTGCGTAGCCTGGAAATGGAGATGGAGCGACGCTATGAGTTATTAGCCAAAGCCGGGGTGCGCAACATCGAGGATTATAACAATTGGATCAAAGCCTTGAGCCCGGAGCAACGCGCTGAGTCCATTCATCAGCGGCCCTTGGAATACGTGGTCTTGATCATCGATGAACTCGCGGATCTGATGTTGGTCGCCGCTCGTGAGGTCGAAGAACCGATTGCGCGGCTCACCCAGATGTCTCGTGCGGTTGGCATCCATTTGATCGTCGCTACCCAGCGGCCTTCGGTCGATGTGATCACTGGTGTGATCAAGGCTAACTTTCCAGCGCGGATCGCGTTTCAGGTTGCTTCAAAGACCGACTCCCGCACCATTCTCGATATGAATGGAGCGGAAAAATTGTTAGGCCGGGGGGATATGCTATTTTTGCCGCCAGGAAGCCCTGAGCCCATTCGCATCCATGGCGCCTATATTTCACACGAGGAAGTAAAACGAATTGTCGAGCACATCCATCAACAGCCTCCTCAAGAGCCAAAATTTTTGCTGCCCACTGGGGAAGATGAAGCGACAGCAAACTATAACCGACGATTTCGGGACGAACGCGATGAGTTGTTCAATGAAGCGTTGAAACTCGTAGTGCGCCACCAACAGGGATCCGTTTCATTGCTCCAGCGGCGTCTGAAAATCGGTTACGCCCGAGCTGCCCGCCTGATCGATCAATTAGAAGAGGCTGGCTTTGTCGGTCCATTCGACGGTAGCAAGGCCCGTGAGGTATTGGCCGATGAAGAACAATTGAAAGAGATGGGAATTTATTAATACAACTCGCCTC harbors:
- a CDS encoding pyridoxal phosphate-dependent aminotransferase encodes the protein MKLAERMSRLGTETAFEVLAKAKALEARGQQVIHLEIGEPDFDTPRNIIDAAIKALNEGKTHYSPAAGISELREVLAEDIGKRRNIKIQPDQVVVTPGAKPIMFFTILALVDEGDEVMYPNPGFPIYESIIDFVGAKSVPYPLREEKEFRFDIDEFMSLISDRTKLIILNTPQNPTGGILTESDLKAVAQVAQEKDIYVLSDEVYMNIIYEGVHHSIASLPGMQERTIILDGFSKTYAMTGWRLGYGAMPKDLADKVVQLQINSNSCTATFSQYAGIEAIRGPQDAVYQMVAEFKKRRDVIVDGLNAIPGLSCLRPHGAFYVFPNIKQLGIDGKKFADLLLEKFGVAVLSGTAFGKYGNGYLRLSYANSIPNIEKALDRIEQAVKSIKA
- the rseP gene encoding RIP metalloprotease RseP, producing MEAILRLVIGLGILVFVHEFGHFILAKLVGIRVDRFSLGFPPRMIGKKIGDTDYCISWIPLGGYVKLAGMIDESMDKDAIKGEPWEFMSKPIYQRFMVILAGPVMNIGLAILIFGSIAYFSGIKEPVGLAVGHIKSPQVAAVTGLQSGDVIVKMNDQPVLTWAELEAKSKGLDTIRIAFEREGAYHTTVFAANYLDSLPQTVPAIVGDLQEGFPGKAAGLQVGDRIIFIDEQPIRTWEEMTEVIHSSPEKPLQFVWLRQTDTLRATIVPKRQKLQDREIGLIGISLAVQEKDINLVQAIAYGGSYSWQITRLIGRSLKMIITGKQDFKEAFAGPIMIAKMAKDSAREGESNYIAFIAFLSLNLGLLNLLPIPVLDGGHLLFLTIEAIIRRPISPKAKLVIQQIGMALIIALMLFVIINDIRRVW
- a CDS encoding 2-phosphosulfolactate phosphatase, with the translated sequence MKIDVFLSRSEIQAERLKDRLALIIDVWRASSSMITALANGSRSIIPVAEVATARQLLQRYPPGSTLLAGERNELPIPGFDLSNSPLEYRSDQIKGKRIIFTSSNGAQLFDVARTARSIVVAGFLNSSRISEYILENRLDVAMLCAGKNAQFGLEDAVCAGMIIRKIQQHSVDQEQLELNDGARAALILYKYYANDLSQMIHHASHGRRLMELGQRNDLLASLAVDAIPIVPKMRNGELILSDEE
- a CDS encoding DNA translocase FtsK is translated as MDIKKKQKIVGILLTSLGAFTFLSLMFFSVEDSFRAKSEIKNLMGVVGDEISRLLIIRTIGRASIVFPILIMLWGIHQMIGKKIKPIKKITIYALLFSIYISMTLAFYGMIRANLEVDETIGLAFRNEHLHWWGQLGEMMSEAFHGLFGTIGSAILFPTIVAITILYVFDIKFEKIKSRLVPRLTKFIAKVTGRYDPRKFKPKKPIPDIRDILELGRKPKEPTPAIFEPEEPEPALEAEPEAKFAAPAGPISEQQQLGEPAASERIAAEPRPKPQPPRKYYFPSAQILDEPVGQDDEVTWDELMNSAKTLEEKLADFGIQGKVVEINPGPVITRFELEPGLGVKINRFTSLADDLALVMRAKRIRVVAPIPGKAAIGVEIPNRKPSTVYIKSVIDSPQFRSAESPLTMALGKTIAGEIYVDDLARMPHLLIAGATGSGKSVCLNTIIASILFKAHPSQVQLVLIDPKRLELSVYAALKNHHLAYRPDLEEEVVTNPNNAVAVLRSLEMEMERRYELLAKAGVRNIEDYNNWIKALSPEQRAESIHQRPLEYVVLIIDELADLMLVAAREVEEPIARLTQMSRAVGIHLIVATQRPSVDVITGVIKANFPARIAFQVASKTDSRTILDMNGAEKLLGRGDMLFLPPGSPEPIRIHGAYISHEEVKRIVEHIHQQPPQEPKFLLPTGEDEATANYNRRFRDERDELFNEALKLVVRHQQGSVSLLQRRLKIGYARAARLIDQLEEAGFVGPFDGSKAREVLADEEQLKEMGIY
- the gcvT gene encoding glycine cleavage system aminomethyltransferase GcvT, which gives rise to MIKKTALYEIHQRLGAKIVEFAGFYMPIQYKGITEEHLRVRHAVGMFDVSHMGEFEFVGPRATDFLQLMTINDVKSLNLYQAQYSAMCYDDGGIVDDLLIYRFPEKYIMVVNAANIEKDFAWLLKHLIDGVIMKNRSDDYSLLAVQGPKAAATLQKLTRVNLAEVKTYWFTEGELAGVKMMIARTGYTGEDGFELMFAAEHSERVWEAVMQAGKEFDIEPIGLGARDTLRLEMKYCLYGNDIDQTTNPLEAGLGWITKLDKGDFIGRDAILKAKNDGLKRKLIGFEMDGRAIPRHGYPIYANSENIGTVTSGMFSPMLQKPIGLGYVAVAHAAIDSPLQIDIRGKQFPAKVVKTPFYKRPY